A section of the Arcobacter roscoffensis genome encodes:
- a CDS encoding bifunctional adenosylcobinamide kinase/adenosylcobinamide-phosphate guanylyltransferase, translating to MKIFYFGGQKSGKTSKASAKALELSKDKKPYYVATYDNSYEDEAMSERISRHIEDRKDDFLSIEEPKDLVKVVREGETYLIDCMTMFILNNMDDGLNHMKIQLNKIFELDCNVIFILNDIGNGVIPMERYSRDFVDMSGLLGQYLAQKCDEVYEVKYSLEKRLK from the coding sequence ATGAAAATATTTTACTTTGGCGGTCAAAAGTCAGGAAAAACTTCAAAAGCTAGTGCTAAAGCTTTAGAGTTATCAAAAGATAAAAAGCCCTATTATGTGGCAACTTATGATAACTCATATGAAGATGAGGCTATGAGTGAGCGAATTTCAAGACATATAGAAGATAGAAAAGATGACTTTTTATCTATTGAAGAGCCAAAGGATTTAGTTAAAGTTGTAAGAGAGGGTGAAACTTATTTGATTGATTGTATGACAATGTTTATATTAAATAATATGGATGATGGTTTAAATCATATGAAAATACAATTAAATAAGATTTTTGAACTTGATTGTAATGTAATTTTTATTTTAAATGATATAGGAAATGGCGTAATTCCTATGGAGAGATACAGTAGAGACTTTGTAGATATGTCAGGTCTTTTAGGTCAGTATTTAGCTCAAAAATGTGATGAGGTTTATGAAGTAAAATATAGTTTGGAGAAAAGACTAAAATGA
- a CDS encoding sensor histidine kinase, with protein MFSQKNIPRLIVFTPICTIVISAVIILYTLISMQKNYLNEEVEKIEKEYLINQKKVLQNELDYIYEYIVYHKKVAADNIKKALNIQINSFYELLEKSDFNEKEYLNFIKQHSNENSDFVIYDMNSEEFYKDMDVFFYKDELSSIKNEIILKKEVFKIKFKSNLYYFRYFKKKNLIIAIKRDIYYDIDSLKETIARWSEYLRFGDDNYFIIYKNTNILLAHPYRKDFIGKDDTNLKDGKGDLFVQGFIKKAIKNPEGTFVEYYWNKPNKKEKIKKLTFVKLYKEWNWVLGAGVYFDDVQEVIEKKKKDLEKRIFDYIRTTVVISLLLILFVSYFAVEVSSKINSTIKKYQEKLKSKEEKLRNLNKDLNKKVQIAVKEAKEKDRAMLHQSRLARMGTLINMISHQWRQPLSQLSGIIMELETAIEFKKAKKKYILSSLSEATNTIEHMSLTIEDFKNFFKPEKEKEEFLVSSACKNSIALIRDTYINENIDLIFEINKDKKIKGYKREYSQVVLNLLINAKDQLLEKNIENKKVCLIIDEQDNKSIVTVKDNARGIELENIQMVFEPYFSTKKSQGTGLGLYMSKMIIEKNMQGSLSVENYEDGAIFKIEV; from the coding sequence ATGTTTTCACAAAAGAACATACCAAGGCTTATCGTCTTTACACCTATTTGTACTATTGTTATTTCAGCAGTGATAATTTTATATACTTTGATTTCAATGCAAAAAAACTATCTTAATGAAGAAGTTGAAAAAATAGAAAAAGAGTATTTAATCAATCAAAAAAAAGTACTTCAAAATGAGCTTGATTATATTTATGAGTATATTGTATATCATAAAAAGGTAGCAGCTGATAATATAAAAAAAGCTTTAAATATTCAAATTAACAGCTTTTATGAACTTTTAGAAAAGAGCGATTTTAATGAAAAAGAATACTTGAATTTTATAAAACAGCACTCAAATGAAAATTCGGATTTTGTTATTTATGATATGAATAGCGAAGAGTTTTATAAAGATATGGATGTATTTTTTTATAAAGACGAGCTTTCTTCAATAAAAAATGAGATTATTTTAAAGAAAGAAGTTTTTAAAATTAAATTTAAAAGTAATCTTTACTATTTTAGATATTTTAAAAAGAAAAATTTAATTATTGCTATAAAAAGAGATATTTATTATGATATAGATAGTCTAAAAGAGACTATTGCTAGATGGAGTGAGTACCTTAGATTTGGAGATGATAACTATTTTATAATTTATAAAAATACGAATATTTTACTTGCTCATCCATATAGAAAAGATTTTATTGGAAAAGATGATACAAATCTAAAAGATGGGAAAGGTGATTTATTTGTTCAAGGATTTATAAAAAAAGCTATTAAAAATCCAGAGGGTACTTTTGTAGAGTATTACTGGAATAAACCAAATAAAAAAGAAAAAATAAAAAAGCTTACCTTTGTAAAATTATATAAAGAATGGAATTGGGTTCTAGGTGCTGGTGTTTATTTTGATGATGTTCAAGAAGTAATCGAGAAAAAAAAGAAGGATTTAGAGAAAAGAATTTTTGATTATATACGAACAACAGTTGTAATATCTTTACTTCTAATTTTATTTGTTTCTTATTTTGCGGTTGAGGTCTCTTCAAAAATAAATTCAACAATAAAAAAGTATCAAGAAAAGCTAAAAAGTAAGGAAGAAAAATTAAGAAACCTAAATAAAGATTTAAATAAAAAAGTACAAATAGCAGTAAAAGAAGCAAAAGAAAAAGATAGAGCAATGCTTCATCAGTCAAGACTTGCAAGAATGGGAACTTTGATTAATATGATTTCTCACCAGTGGAGACAACCATTGAGCCAATTATCTGGCATAATAATGGAGTTAGAAACAGCAATAGAGTTTAAAAAAGCAAAGAAAAAGTATATATTATCTTCTCTTAGTGAAGCTACTAATACAATTGAACATATGTCTTTGACTATTGAGGATTTTAAAAACTTTTTTAAGCCTGAAAAAGAAAAAGAAGAGTTTTTGGTATCAAGTGCTTGTAAAAACTCAATTGCCTTAATACGAGACACCTATATAAATGAGAATATTGATTTGATTTTTGAAATAAATAAAGACAAAAAGATAAAAGGCTATAAAAGAGAGTATTCTCAAGTAGTGCTAAATCTTTTAATTAATGCAAAAGATCAGTTGCTAGAAAAAAATATTGAAAACAAAAAAGTTTGTCTAATCATAGATGAACAAGATAATAAATCAATAGTTACAGTAAAAGATAATGCAAGAGGAATAGAACTTGAAAATATTCAGATGGTATTTGAACCTTACTTCTCAACAAAAAAATCTCAAGGTACAGGACTTGGTTTGTATATGTCAAAGATGATTATAGAAAAAAATATGCAGGGATCATTAAGTGTTGAGAACTATGAAGATGGAGCAATTTTTAAAATAGAAGTATAA
- a CDS encoding TRAP transporter substrate-binding protein, whose translation MKKILLTTLAGITLATSAFSAPDKMRVVGSWGHLTMFSEFEKPYWKKTFKEEFPQTRTRVTSIGQVKLKGAAVYRQLSKGAFDVVSTVGGYVVSDSQTIAGLDLPAIAPDIQTAKKIVAAYKPTLEKALKKDFNSKLLGVKPYPAQILFCNEKIESLSDLKGRKVRAGSWTLAEYLDGLGATGVTPPFSEISSALQRGVLDCAVAGGLSGYSSGWGDIAGYLYPIPVGGWAYVLTAMNLDTWNKFSKEEQDKLLASYDKNVVQPVWDKSDFESSEGVKCLTGEQCAYGKTYDMKLVDFKQKDLTISKEILEQRVLPKWAEKVSLEVVNEWNSSVGKVVNLKANK comes from the coding sequence ATGAAAAAAATTCTATTAACAACATTAGCTGGAATTACTCTTGCTACAAGTGCCTTTTCAGCACCAGATAAAATGAGAGTTGTTGGGTCGTGGGGACATCTAACTATGTTTAGTGAATTTGAAAAACCATATTGGAAAAAGACTTTTAAAGAAGAGTTTCCTCAAACAAGAACAAGGGTAACTTCTATAGGTCAAGTAAAATTAAAAGGTGCAGCTGTTTATAGACAACTATCAAAAGGTGCATTTGATGTAGTATCAACTGTTGGAGGATATGTAGTATCAGATTCTCAAACTATTGCAGGCTTAGATTTGCCTGCTATTGCACCTGATATTCAAACTGCAAAAAAAATAGTAGCAGCATATAAGCCTACTTTAGAAAAAGCTTTGAAAAAAGACTTTAACTCAAAACTTTTAGGAGTAAAACCCTATCCTGCTCAAATTTTATTTTGTAATGAAAAAATAGAATCTCTATCAGATTTAAAAGGAAGAAAAGTAAGAGCAGGAAGTTGGACTTTAGCTGAGTACCTAGATGGTTTAGGAGCAACTGGAGTTACACCACCTTTTAGTGAGATTTCATCTGCATTACAAAGAGGTGTATTAGACTGTGCTGTTGCAGGTGGTTTATCTGGATATTCATCTGGTTGGGGTGATATTGCAGGTTATTTATATCCTATTCCTGTTGGAGGATGGGCTTATGTTTTAACAGCTATGAATCTTGATACTTGGAATAAATTCTCAAAAGAAGAACAAGATAAATTATTAGCTTCATATGATAAAAATGTAGTTCAGCCTGTATGGGACAAGTCTGATTTTGAGTCATCTGAGGGTGTAAAGTGTCTTACAGGAGAACAGTGTGCTTATGGAAAAACATATGATATGAAACTTGTTGACTTTAAACAAAAAGATTTAACTATCTCAAAAGAAATTTTAGAGCAGAGAGTACTTCCTAAATGGGCAGAAAAAGTCTCTCTTGAAGTTGTAAATGAATGGAATAGTTCAGTAGGGAAAGTAGTAAATTTAAAAGCAAATAAATAA
- a CDS encoding TRAP transporter small permease subunit, whose amino-acid sequence MIKILEKSSVCIVYLCGILLFVCAFLTAIEVILRKFFLISFGGIDEISSYILAITVSWSIAYVLFEKMHIRIDILYHKFSKKIQYFLDFFAMLMNFVFIALITYYAYEVFIYSWDKNSLANTPLGTPLWIPELLWFAGFGFFLFVICILLYKSFENIVSKRKNELSTIKKETEC is encoded by the coding sequence ATGATTAAAATCCTAGAAAAAAGCTCTGTTTGTATAGTTTATTTATGTGGTATTCTTTTATTTGTATGTGCTTTTTTAACAGCAATTGAAGTAATACTTAGAAAGTTTTTTTTAATATCATTTGGAGGCATAGATGAAATTTCATCTTATATCTTAGCAATAACTGTATCTTGGTCTATAGCCTATGTACTATTTGAAAAAATGCACATTAGAATTGATATTTTATATCATAAGTTTTCAAAAAAAATACAATATTTTTTAGACTTTTTTGCAATGCTTATGAACTTTGTATTTATTGCATTAATTACATATTATGCATATGAAGTATTTATATATTCATGGGATAAGAATTCTCTTGCAAATACTCCTTTGGGAACGCCTTTATGGATACCTGAGCTATTATGGTTTGCAGGTTTTGGATTTTTTCTATTTGTAATTTGTATCTTACTATATAAAAGTTTTGAAAATATAGTTTCAAAAAGAAAAAATGAATTAAGTACTATAAAAAAGGAGACAGAATGTTAG
- a CDS encoding aminotransferase class I/II-fold pyridoxal phosphate-dependent enzyme codes for MNTFEHGGQVEAFAKELECEVKDIIDLSSNINFIKPNINLDFNSLDISAYPTYDSLYEKIALNYSVKASQIELFNGGSSAIFALFKHLNLTHCTVYSPAYLEYKKASINFGYELRTINRFENIFLPVKEGSLVVFVNPSTPDGTYYDIDKLIEYWIKRNCTILIDESFLDFCDGKSATKYIKKYDKLYILKSMTKFYSSAGIRVGTIVSNEQNIDSLRRFEPMWKLSQFDSNYLQAALEDYTFKRIAKAINVKNRIQLEKILQSCNLIEHIYQSSANYVLVKLKNITAKQFQQKLKPFKIMIRDCSNFDFLDGTYARIAVKSSHSNEVFKEALEKIC; via the coding sequence ATGAATACTTTCGAGCATGGTGGTCAAGTAGAAGCTTTTGCAAAAGAGCTTGAGTGTGAAGTAAAAGATATAATAGACTTATCATCAAATATCAACTTTATAAAACCAAATATTAATTTAGATTTTAACTCACTTGATATTTCTGCTTATCCAACTTATGATAGTTTATATGAAAAAATAGCTTTAAACTATAGTGTAAAGGCAAGTCAAATTGAGCTTTTCAATGGTGGAAGTAGTGCTATTTTTGCTTTATTTAAACATCTTAATTTAACACATTGTACTGTTTATAGCCCGGCTTATTTGGAGTATAAAAAAGCTTCTATAAATTTTGGCTATGAACTTCGAACTATAAATAGATTTGAGAATATTTTTTTACCTGTAAAAGAAGGAAGCTTAGTAGTTTTTGTAAATCCATCAACTCCTGATGGAACTTACTATGATATAGATAAGCTTATTGAGTATTGGATAAAAAGGAATTGTACTATTTTGATAGATGAGAGTTTTTTAGACTTTTGTGATGGAAAGTCAGCTACAAAATATATCAAAAAATATGACAAACTTTATATCTTAAAATCAATGACAAAGTTCTATTCAAGTGCCGGTATTAGAGTAGGAACTATTGTTTCAAATGAGCAAAATATAGATAGTTTAAGAAGATTTGAGCCTATGTGGAAACTATCACAGTTTGATTCAAACTACTTGCAAGCAGCACTTGAAGATTATACTTTTAAAAGAATTGCAAAAGCTATAAATGTAAAAAATAGAATTCAATTAGAAAAGATACTACAATCTTGCAATCTAATAGAGCATATCTATCAAAGTAGTGCGAACTATGTTCTTGTTAAACTAAAAAACATAACAGCAAAACAGTTCCAACAGAAACTAAAGCCTTTCAAAATTATGATAAGAGATTGTAGCAATTTTGACTTTTTGGATGGTACTTATGCAAGAATTGCTGTAAAGTCTTCACATAGTAATGAAGTGTTTAAAGAGGCACTAGAAAAGATATGTTAA
- a CDS encoding KAP family NTPase translates to MSNQEKLKNYLLGNENKDGYLKDEISNAKVIMLSGKWGSGKTHFWQNIIASDEFKKELKEKSQVYSYISLYGKSSIEEIENDIFSQAYYSAIGGENFVTKGFSTFTKRMSRFGSKKVASGLKEEQKDNIEKTALKRLENGGVICFDDFERKSKDIDLNDLFGFITQLTLNFKCKVVIILNDDVFEGEEKDIFSNVKEKTVSKYLKYKPSIEELFNSIFDNKYEVLKDYSDVILKTFEESEVLNARIYIQALDNLLEWIENDKTQKKNDDVVRCLILVNLYFILYHVLFFKEEDKYRIIGFFDKLEKISDDYNRIKSSNIQIYGSNKNREYKEYESLKIYMKELEKTVSTQGQYEIYKDFFDSNIKNYEVKFYANSLKIGKNVDSDIFSQINTFIETGILED, encoded by the coding sequence ATGTCAAATCAAGAAAAACTAAAAAACTATTTATTAGGCAATGAAAATAAAGATGGCTATTTAAAAGATGAAATCTCAAATGCTAAAGTCATTATGCTTTCTGGAAAATGGGGAAGTGGTAAGACTCACTTTTGGCAGAATATTATTGCAAGTGATGAATTCAAAAAAGAGCTAAAAGAAAAAAGTCAAGTTTATTCATATATAAGTTTATATGGAAAAAGTTCAATTGAAGAGATAGAAAATGATATATTTTCTCAAGCTTACTATTCAGCAATTGGTGGAGAAAATTTTGTAACAAAAGGCTTTTCTACTTTTACAAAAAGAATGTCAAGATTTGGCTCTAAAAAAGTTGCATCTGGATTAAAAGAAGAGCAAAAAGACAATATAGAAAAAACAGCACTAAAAAGACTTGAAAATGGCGGAGTGATATGCTTTGATGATTTTGAAAGAAAATCAAAAGATATTGATTTAAATGACCTTTTTGGTTTTATAACTCAATTAACTTTGAATTTCAAATGCAAAGTTGTGATTATTTTAAATGATGATGTATTTGAAGGTGAAGAAAAAGATATTTTTTCAAATGTAAAAGAAAAGACTGTATCTAAGTATTTGAAATATAAGCCAAGCATAGAAGAACTATTTAATTCGATATTTGATAATAAATATGAGGTACTAAAAGATTATAGTGATGTGATTTTAAAAACCTTTGAAGAATCAGAAGTTTTAAATGCAAGAATATATATACAGGCATTAGACAACCTTTTAGAGTGGATAGAAAATGATAAGACTCAGAAAAAAAATGATGATGTTGTAAGATGTTTGATTTTAGTTAATCTATATTTTATTTTATATCATGTTCTGTTTTTTAAAGAAGAGGATAAGTATAGAATAATAGGTTTTTTTGATAAGTTAGAAAAAATTTCAGATGATTATAACCGTATAAAAAGTTCTAATATACAGATTTATGGTTCAAACAAAAATAGAGAGTACAAAGAATATGAGTCTTTAAAAATCTATATGAAAGAGTTAGAAAAAACTGTATCTACTCAAGGACAGTATGAAATATATAAAGATTTTTTTGATAGTAATATAAAAAACTATGAAGTAAAGTTTTATGCGAATAGTTTAAAAATTGGAAAAAATGTAGATAGTGATATATTTAGTCAAATAAACACCTTCATAGAAACAGGAATACTAGAAGATTAA
- the dtd gene encoding D-aminoacyl-tRNA deacylase — MIAVIQRVSSSSVTVEGKVVGEIGQGLNILLGVKKGDRKEDINKLVTKIANLRIFADGDGKMNLSLLDIKGEALIISQFTLAGNVKKGRRPSFDSSEKPDIAKAMYEQFVKEFESLGVHTQTGKFGAHMDVAIHNDGPVTFILDSSELN, encoded by the coding sequence ATGATAGCAGTAATTCAAAGAGTTAGTTCCTCAAGTGTTACAGTTGAAGGAAAAGTAGTTGGAGAAATAGGGCAGGGTTTAAATATCTTACTTGGTGTAAAAAAAGGTGATAGAAAAGAAGATATAAATAAGCTTGTAACTAAGATAGCAAACCTTAGAATTTTTGCTGATGGTGATGGTAAGATGAATTTATCTCTTTTAGATATAAAAGGTGAAGCTTTGATTATCTCACAATTCACTCTTGCAGGAAATGTAAAAAAAGGAAGACGTCCTAGTTTTGATAGTAGTGAAAAGCCTGATATTGCAAAGGCTATGTATGAACAGTTTGTAAAAGAGTTTGAGTCTTTAGGAGTTCACACTCAAACAGGCAAGTTCGGAGCTCATATGGATGTTGCTATTCACAACGATGGCCCCGTGACTTTTATTTTAGATAGTAGTGAGTTAAATTAG
- a CDS encoding TRAP transporter large permease codes for MLAVILSFVILLSFLALSVPVASSIAGVAIIIGTFFSDYPVFTSIGELTWSTSTEYILLSIPFFVLLGEILLHSGMARKIYFALNVWLSWLPGGLMHSNIAASTFFSSISGSSVATAATITTVAMPQGREYGYKEGLFAASIAAGGTLGILIPPSLNLIIYGFLTNTSIPELFMAGLIPGILLAILFMFFIYLNSKYKGSTTKKIQTYTWKEKFSELKNFLPTLFLFFVIMGSIYTGLATPTESAALGVVGALVITYFAKLLTKDVLKKAIEGTMKTTGMIMLIILAANILNFVLISIGLIDEIEYFLEDMNISKYTLLFIVTIMFIVLGLFIETLSLMVITIPVVAPIMLNMGFDGVWFGIYLIILIEMALITPPVGLNLYVVQSIRKKGSVVEVMKGCTPFVLIMCLMAFLLVLFPQLALFLTEFV; via the coding sequence ATGTTAGCTGTAATTTTATCATTTGTAATACTATTATCATTTTTAGCATTATCTGTTCCAGTTGCATCATCTATTGCAGGTGTAGCAATTATAATAGGTACATTTTTCTCTGATTATCCTGTTTTTACCTCAATTGGTGAGCTTACATGGAGTACAAGTACTGAATATATCTTATTGTCTATTCCTTTTTTTGTACTTCTTGGTGAAATTTTACTTCACTCAGGAATGGCTAGAAAAATATACTTTGCTTTAAATGTGTGGTTATCATGGTTACCTGGTGGATTAATGCATTCAAATATCGCAGCATCAACATTTTTTTCATCAATTTCGGGTTCATCAGTTGCCACTGCTGCAACTATAACTACAGTTGCTATGCCTCAAGGAAGAGAATATGGGTATAAAGAAGGTTTATTTGCAGCATCAATTGCAGCAGGAGGAACACTTGGAATATTAATTCCACCTTCTTTAAACCTTATTATTTATGGTTTTTTAACAAATACTTCTATTCCTGAGCTGTTTATGGCTGGATTAATTCCAGGAATTTTACTTGCTATTTTATTTATGTTTTTTATTTATTTAAATTCAAAATATAAAGGTAGTACAACTAAAAAAATTCAAACATATACTTGGAAAGAAAAGTTTAGTGAGCTTAAAAATTTTCTTCCTACTTTATTTTTGTTTTTTGTAATCATGGGATCTATTTATACAGGTCTTGCTACACCAACAGAAAGTGCAGCATTAGGAGTAGTTGGAGCTTTAGTTATTACATATTTTGCTAAGCTACTTACTAAAGATGTATTAAAGAAGGCTATTGAAGGAACTATGAAAACAACTGGAATGATAATGCTTATTATTCTAGCTGCTAACATTTTGAATTTTGTACTTATTTCAATTGGATTGATTGATGAAATTGAGTATTTCTTAGAAGATATGAATATCTCAAAATATACTCTTTTATTTATAGTTACAATTATGTTTATTGTCTTAGGTCTATTTATAGAAACTCTTTCTTTAATGGTGATTACAATTCCTGTAGTTGCTCCTATTATGTTAAATATGGGATTTGACGGAGTTTGGTTTGGTATTTACTTAATCATCCTAATAGAAATGGCCTTGATTACACCACCTGTGGGATTAAACTTGTATGTGGTGCAAAGTATTAGAAAGAAAGGTTCAGTTGTAGAAGTGATGAAAGGATGTACTCCTTTTGTTTTAATAATGTGTCTTATGGCATTTTTATTAGTTTTATTTCCACAACTTGCACTTTTTTTAACTGAATTTGTTTAA
- a CDS encoding MarC family protein encodes MEVFISTFLKMFFIMTPFFVLSVFLTVTNEATVKEKKALAIKVTISVVIISLVLVFFGKHIFEVFGITLDAFRIGAGALLFLSAVDLIKGNKEGSKKSVDNVSDLAVVPLAIPITIGPGTIGILLVMGATFDNTSSMFMGSLALVCAVLVIGIMLYMSNIIEKVVGKQGLLVISKITGLFLAALSAQIVFTGIKNFLGL; translated from the coding sequence ATGGAAGTATTTATTTCAACATTTTTAAAAATGTTTTTTATTATGACACCATTTTTTGTGTTGTCAGTATTTTTAACAGTTACAAATGAAGCAACAGTAAAAGAGAAAAAAGCTTTAGCTATAAAAGTTACTATCTCAGTTGTAATTATCAGTTTAGTTCTTGTTTTTTTTGGTAAGCATATTTTTGAGGTTTTTGGAATTACATTAGATGCTTTTAGAATAGGAGCTGGGGCATTACTATTTTTATCTGCTGTTGATCTAATCAAAGGTAATAAGGAAGGTAGTAAAAAAAGCGTTGATAATGTAAGTGATTTAGCAGTTGTACCTTTAGCTATTCCTATTACAATAGGACCTGGGACTATTGGTATTTTACTTGTTATGGGTGCAACTTTTGATAATACTTCTTCTATGTTTATGGGAAGTTTAGCTTTAGTTTGTGCTGTTTTAGTAATAGGTATTATGCTTTATATGTCAAATATAATTGAAAAAGTAGTTGGAAAACAAGGACTTCTTGTAATCTCAAAAATCACAGGTTTGTTTTTGGCCGCATTATCTGCTCAGATTGTATTTACAGGTATTAAAAACTTTTTAGGATTATAA
- a CDS encoding response regulator transcription factor, with protein MRQLAKKVKNLSVLLVEDDDEIRKRIANTMSFYFKDVFEANCGEDGYEIFVEEKPDLCILDIEMKNGNGIELVKKIRKIVPESPVIMLSAYSKEEYLLELINDNISYYILKPATNEKLLKAISSALFKENGEKILLAEDLYLNLETNELTYEDDIIALRKKEKHFLKLLHENKNKIVTYDMIQEYIWVDKFMTQNALKLFIRDLRKKLPVDIINNIVNEGYKIK; from the coding sequence ATGAGACAGTTAGCTAAAAAAGTTAAAAACTTAAGTGTATTATTGGTTGAAGATGATGATGAGATTAGAAAAAGAATAGCAAATACAATGAGCTTTTATTTTAAAGATGTATTTGAAGCAAATTGTGGTGAAGACGGTTATGAAATTTTTGTTGAAGAAAAGCCAGATTTATGTATTTTAGATATTGAAATGAAAAATGGAAATGGAATAGAATTAGTAAAAAAAATAAGAAAAATTGTTCCAGAATCACCTGTTATAATGTTAAGTGCTTACTCAAAAGAAGAGTATTTACTTGAACTTATAAACGATAATATAAGTTACTATATTTTAAAGCCTGCAACAAATGAAAAACTTTTAAAAGCTATTTCTAGTGCTCTTTTTAAAGAAAATGGTGAAAAAATTCTTCTTGCTGAGGATTTGTATTTGAATCTTGAAACAAATGAATTAACATATGAAGATGATATTATTGCTTTAAGAAAAAAAGAGAAACATTTTTTAAAGCTTTTACATGAGAATAAAAATAAAATTGTTACATATGATATGATTCAAGAGTATATTTGGGTAGATAAGTTTATGACACAAAACGCTTTAAAGCTGTTTATTAGAGATTTAAGGAAGAAACTTCCAGTTGATATTATAAATAACATCGTAAATGAAGGGTATAAGATCAAGTAG
- a CDS encoding adenosylcobinamide-GDP ribazoletransferase, with translation MKTVLNAFYFALSYFSTIPVFVKNMEINNETYKYTLALLPLVGAIISAFVIVLNLGLNELFNPLYASFISAVVYLALYGFLHLEAVCDVVDAWFASHGGKDAYKIMKEPTIGAIGALYTFSFVLLKVGAITYLLYEEQYVLFFIICMFSRLNFIYLLGYFKFAKDSFLSLAFQDAGVGKVKLFSLLYIVFALFIGSYVLVLLFVSLLSFYLVLKKLDKQFGFVNGDCLGFTLEHVELILLNVALALVV, from the coding sequence ATGAAAACAGTTTTAAATGCCTTTTATTTTGCACTTTCATATTTTTCAACTATTCCAGTTTTTGTAAAAAATATGGAAATAAACAATGAAACTTACAAATACACACTGGCACTTTTACCACTTGTAGGAGCTATTATCTCAGCATTTGTAATAGTTTTAAATTTAGGATTAAATGAGCTTTTTAATCCTTTATATGCTTCTTTTATAAGTGCTGTTGTATATCTTGCATTATATGGTTTTTTACATCTTGAAGCAGTTTGTGATGTGGTTGATGCTTGGTTTGCTTCACATGGTGGAAAAGATGCTTATAAGATTATGAAAGAGCCAACTATTGGTGCTATTGGGGCTTTATATACTTTTAGTTTTGTATTATTAAAAGTAGGGGCTATTACATATTTACTTTATGAAGAGCAGTATGTTCTTTTTTTTATAATATGTATGTTTTCAAGACTAAATTTTATTTATTTACTTGGCTACTTTAAGTTTGCAAAAGATAGTTTTTTATCTCTTGCTTTTCAAGATGCGGGTGTAGGAAAAGTTAAACTTTTTAGTCTTTTATATATAGTTTTTGCTTTATTCATTGGCTCATATGTTTTAGTTCTTTTATTTGTTTCACTACTTAGTTTTTATTTGGTTTTAAAGAAGTTAGATAAACAGTTTGGTTTTGTAAATGGGGATTGTTTAGGCTTTACTTTAGAGCATGTGGAACTAATCTTACTTAATGTGGCATTGGCTTTAGTTGTATGA